The Anopheles maculipalpis chromosome 3RL, idAnoMacuDA_375_x, whole genome shotgun sequence genomic sequence GGATGGCGCATTGGTGATGGTGAATGGtgcctgtttgtttttcttccagctATTTATCTTCTTCGGCAATGCTATGCCGTGTGTTATAACTTGTGAGTTCTCTCAATGCGCTTCCtgaaaatgttttatcttCTAATTATACGATCATTCCACCTTTGCAGTTCCTCTCGAAACCAAAGTGTTCATACGGGAAAGGCTCAACAACTGGTACTCACTCGAGGCGTACTATCTGTCAAAAATAGTTGCTGATCTACCACTGCAGATCCTCTGTCCGTCGCTGTTTCTCGCGATCGCTTACTATCTCACCGGACAACCATTGGAATGGGAAAGGTTCGAGAAGCTTTGTCTCGTGCTACTACTGCTAGGAATATTCGCCCAAACGGTGGGCCTACTGTCCGGAGCAGCTTTTGACATGCAGATGGCTACCTTCTTTGTGCCGTGCTTCAGTATTCCATCGTTACTGTTTTCGGGCTTTTTCGTGAAACCGTACGAAATGAACGAGTATCTGAGCTACATCTCGTACACATCCTTCTTTCGCTACAGTTTGCAAGGTTCGTTGCAGGCGATCTACGGGAATAGGACAGCCTTTCCCTGCTCGAAAGACATCTGCTACTATAATAAACCAGGCAAATTTCTCAAGTTTATGGACACACGGGAGGATGGCTATTGGGAGAATGTGTACGTACTGTTGGGATTTATTGCGGCGTTTCAAGTCATTCTGTACATTGTGTTGCGTTTTCGATTAAAAATATACCAATAGTGAATGGATTGGTGATGGAAAAATTCCAATATATGTTTAATTGATTGAAAGAATTAAAACAATTCTCGTTTCTTCAAGCATGTTTGAGAATTAACTGCATACGAGGGATCTGGTGAATGATGCTTGTCATGATTActggacgatgatgatttaattgaatttcttaGAATCGCATAGACGACAAAAGCCCTGGTAAGCGtaaaaaaatccccaacaCACATGTAACGCGTTTGGCCGGTACCGGCATGCCAAGTTAATTGTCGCCTTTAGTCTCAACGGCGTCGTTAGTAGCGATCGCACAGTCTTTGCACATTACCCACCCTCGATGACTAGTTACAATCTCTTTTATGGTGACGTAATGATCGTCGGTTGCTGCTACGGTGGGGATTGAGGGTCGATTGAAAAAATGTCTATTTCACATCATAGCGCCGTTTCCAATGCGATATTCTATGAATGGGAAATGCATTCGTGTGCATAGTTGATTTGCAAGCCCTCTCGCACAAGGGAGTACAATTTTCCGCTCAAGGTCTCGTGCACTTGTACGCCGGCGTAGCGTCTGTCAGCCATGCGGGCCCAAAGTATTGGTGCGCTTTGTGTGACTGATTAGTTTAGTAGTGGAAACGCTCACGGAGTTGCAGTGTGTTGCACTGGTACGGCTAGTGTTTCAGTGTTGCATCGTGCGTCACGCAGCGATGACGATGGCGACCAGCGAGGAGTTCGAGCTGAAGCGCATGTCAACCCCGCTGCAAGACTTTGTGCCATCGACGATACGGTTCCGGAACGTAGTTTATCGTACAAATGGTAAGATTACCTAACGGAGAAGATCTTCATCTGTTCGGCATTCAAATCACACTACGGTTTATTCCAGAAAAGGAAATTCTGAGCAATATCTCGGGCCGCTTCCAACATGGTCGACTGGTAGCACTGATGGGACCATCCGGAGCGGGTAAATCATCGCTTCTGAACGTGCTTTCTGGCGCACAAATATTCGGTATGATCGGAACAGTTACCATCAACGGTGAACCGGTAGAGGAGAACGACCCACGCAGTGTGTACGTCGAGCAGGAGTGTCCACTGTTGGTATTTCTAACCGTCCAGGAAACGATGCAGTTTGCAGTAGATATGAAGATGCCACAGCGCTCACTTCAGTCGGTGAAGGAAGCGAAAATCGACGACATACTGGAGATGGTTGGTTTGAACGAATCCCGCAACACCGTTGTGAGGAATCTCTCCGGTGGGGAACAACGCCGACTAGCAGTGGCAGTGGAGCTGATTACCAATCCACCGATTATGCTGCTAGACGAACCGACCAGCGGGTTGGATAGTGTATCTTCCACCCAAGTTATCTCGCATCTAAAGTCACTGGCCATGAGTGGACGTACGATCGTGTGCACGATACATCAGCCGGCGTCAAGCCTGTTCCAGCTGTTTGACGATGTGTACTTACTACGCCAAGGTCGATGTCTGTATGCGGGTCCGGTGGAGAATATGTTGGTTAGGTTCGCACGTGTTGGACTTCGATGTCCGGAGTATTACAATCCAGCCGACTTTGCGCTGGAATCGATATCCGCCAATCAACCCGAAGCACACCGAATGCTCTGTCAGCTGGTGGATGAAGAAATGCGTGAGATCAACGCGGGAGCTCCATCGAGTCCTACGACTCTTGCTGCTCAGCTAGTACCCGGGAAGCGGATCGCTCGTTATCAAACTGCCTGCTACTATCAACTTTACACACTGCTCAAGCGTTCCGTGCTGTCGTCAGCTCGTGATGAGTTTTTCCTCAAAATACGACTCGGCATGCATCTTGCACTGGGTCTCGTGTTTGGAGCCGTACACTACAATGCCGGTTCGGAGGCGGCCAAAGTGCTCGCTAAcgttggttgcttttttcagCTGTTCGCTTTCGTGTACTTCACCAATGCCGTGTCGGTAGTAAACTGTAAGTACAGGTGCACCGTACCGGGTTGGATCGCTTTGGTAACACACTAATTACTTCCAGATGCGGACGAAGTGAACGTCGCAATCAAGGAGATCGCCAACAATTGGTACAGCCGCGAGGCGTACTTTTTTGCCAAGCTCATCCACGATCTTCCCCTGCAGCTGTTTTGTCCCTCGTTTCTGCTGGCGATCGTGTACTATCTCACCGAACAACCAATGGAGTGGATGAGGTTTGGAATGTTGCTCGGTGTatttgctgttggtggtgtgaTCGGCCAAAGTTTGGGACTGATAGGAGGTATCTGTTTTGAAgtgaaaatgcaaaatttcttcgTCGCGAATGCGTGTATTGTGCCGATTCTGTTTTCGGGATTCTTTGTCAATGCGGGCGATATGATCTCGATCCTGCGGCCACTTAGTACGGTGTCGTTCTTTCGGTATCAGTTTCACGGTGCAATGCAGGCGCTTTATGGATACGATCGGGGTACGATTCCTTGTGGGCAG encodes the following:
- the LOC126564389 gene encoding ATP-binding cassette sub-family G member 1-like, coding for MTMATSEEFELKRMSTPLQDFVPSTIRFRNVVYRTNEKEILSNISGRFQHGRLVALMGPSGAGKSSLLNVLSGAQIFGMIGTVTINGEPVEENDPRSVYVEQECPLLVFLTVQETMQFAVDMKMPQRSLQSVKEAKIDDILEMVGLNESRNTVVRNLSGGEQRRLAVAVELITNPPIMLLDEPTSGLDSVSSTQVISHLKSLAMSGRTIVCTIHQPASSLFQLFDDVYLLRQGRCLYAGPVENMLVRFARVGLRCPEYYNPADFALESISANQPEAHRMLCQLVDEEMREINAGAPSSPTTLAAQLVPGKRIARYQTACYYQLYTLLKRSVLSSARDEFFLKIRLGMHLALGLVFGAVHYNAGSEAAKVLANVGCFFQLFAFVYFTNAVSVVNYADEVNVAIKEIANNWYSREAYFFAKLIHDLPLQLFCPSFLLAIVYYLTEQPMEWMRFGMLLGVFAVGGVIGQSLGLIGGICFEVKMQNFFVANACIVPILFSGFFVNAGDMISILRPLSTVSFFRYQFHGAMQALYGYDRGTIPCGQVYCYYKKPSTILEQFDIDAYGYGTSISKALVLVLIMQLIIYVGFMVRLRRIK